A portion of the Aquamicrobium lusatiense genome contains these proteins:
- a CDS encoding glycosyltransferase: MHQARQNGWAHGERLDPGLRGAGLDAAEWDRLADSELPMPAVDRNARIAVVHDWCPNFRGGERVLARICSVFPKAEVFTLFDFLPREVKEEYFPDVVFHTSVANRLPLVHKYHRALFFLCPFLIEQFDVTGYDAVISSSAAFSRGVLTRPDQPHLCYVHSPIRYAWDEQFSYLQQGRFGFGPKGLAFRYLLHKLRMWDMRTAHGPDLMLANSSYVRARIRRIYGREAMVVHPPVPTGELYYVPVKEDYYVTAAFHAPYKRLDVVVEAFTRMPSRRLVVVGDEAQSKHLRSRAGPNISFTGHLPRKDYVANIAHARAMVFAGCEDFGIALAEAQYCGTPLIAFGRGGASDIVRPLGQVREPTGVLFARQDPRSLIDAVGHFEANEEAIAPLACHLNAERFSEARFDREILQAMASLPAMHG, translated from the coding sequence ATGCATCAGGCACGCCAGAACGGCTGGGCGCACGGTGAGCGCCTCGATCCGGGGTTGCGCGGGGCAGGGTTGGACGCGGCAGAATGGGACAGGCTGGCCGACAGCGAACTGCCCATGCCGGCAGTGGACCGCAACGCGCGCATCGCGGTGGTTCACGACTGGTGCCCGAATTTTCGCGGCGGCGAGCGGGTGCTGGCGCGCATATGCAGCGTGTTTCCCAAAGCGGAGGTGTTCACCCTGTTCGACTTCCTGCCGCGCGAGGTGAAGGAGGAGTATTTCCCCGACGTCGTCTTCCATACCTCGGTCGCCAACCGGCTGCCGCTGGTGCACAAATATCACCGCGCGCTGTTCTTCCTCTGCCCGTTCCTGATCGAGCAGTTCGACGTCACCGGTTACGATGCTGTCATCTCGTCCTCGGCCGCCTTCTCCAGAGGCGTGCTGACCCGGCCCGACCAGCCGCATCTGTGCTATGTGCACAGTCCGATCCGCTATGCGTGGGACGAGCAGTTCTCCTATCTCCAGCAGGGTCGGTTCGGTTTCGGGCCGAAGGGACTGGCCTTCCGCTACCTGCTGCACAAGCTGCGCATGTGGGACATGCGCACGGCCCATGGACCGGACCTCATGCTCGCCAATTCGAGCTATGTGCGCGCGCGTATCAGGCGCATTTACGGGCGCGAGGCGATGGTGGTTCATCCGCCGGTGCCGACGGGCGAACTGTACTATGTGCCCGTCAAGGAAGACTATTACGTCACTGCGGCGTTCCATGCGCCCTACAAGCGGCTGGACGTCGTTGTCGAGGCGTTCACCCGTATGCCGTCGCGCCGTCTCGTGGTGGTGGGCGACGAGGCGCAGTCGAAGCATCTGCGATCGCGGGCCGGTCCCAATATCAGCTTCACCGGCCATCTGCCGCGCAAGGACTATGTGGCCAATATCGCCCATGCCCGCGCGATGGTGTTCGCCGGTTGCGAGGATTTCGGCATTGCGCTCGCCGAAGCTCAATATTGCGGAACGCCGCTGATCGCGTTCGGGAGGGGCGGTGCCAGCGATATCGTGCGGCCGCTGGGGCAGGTGCGCGAGCCGACCGGGGTGCTGTTTGCCCGTCAGGACCCCCGGAGCCTTATCGACGCCGTCGGGCATTTCGAGGCCAATGAGGAGGCGATCGCGCCGCTGGCCTGCCACCTCAATGCCGAGCGCTTTTCGGAGGCGCGGTTCGATCGCGAGATCCTGCAGGCCATGGCCTCGCTGCCGGCCATGCACGGTTAA
- a CDS encoding kinase, which yields MIIVRSPLRVSFFGGGTDHPTWFNRPEPGAVLSTTINKYIYVQLRRLPAVFDFNYRVAWGMLEEVRCMNEIRHPVVREVLKHYGAADDSGYEVIYNADLPSQTGLGSSSAFTVSLLHAYFGNLGRLSPKHVLAREAIFVEQELLKETVGCQDQIAAALGGLNRIDFSPGGDHRVRPVNITPARRALLEDSLMMFFTGFTRSADAIEKKKVARFDDRTRELRAMYDMVAEGERILTDPNCPLAEFGRLLHHAWMEKRKLDSSVSNPTIDGCYDAARKAGALGGKLLGAGGGGFLLMFVPPEARASVLSALSSLTFVPFRMEHDGTSVILYNPDLTSNYLTSAARVS from the coding sequence ATGATCATCGTCAGAAGTCCCTTGCGGGTGTCCTTCTTCGGCGGCGGCACCGATCATCCGACCTGGTTCAACCGGCCCGAGCCGGGAGCCGTGCTCTCCACCACCATCAACAAGTACATCTACGTCCAGCTGCGGCGCCTGCCGGCAGTGTTCGACTTCAACTACCGGGTCGCATGGGGCATGCTGGAGGAGGTGCGCTGCATGAACGAAATCCGCCATCCGGTGGTGCGCGAGGTGCTCAAGCACTATGGTGCGGCCGACGACAGCGGCTATGAGGTGATCTACAACGCCGACCTGCCCTCGCAGACCGGCCTCGGCTCCTCCTCCGCCTTCACCGTCTCCCTGCTGCATGCCTATTTCGGCAATCTCGGCCGGCTGAGCCCCAAGCATGTGCTGGCCCGCGAGGCGATCTTCGTGGAGCAGGAGCTGCTGAAGGAGACCGTCGGCTGCCAGGACCAGATCGCAGCCGCCCTTGGCGGACTCAACCGCATCGACTTCAGCCCTGGCGGCGACCATCGGGTGCGGCCGGTCAACATCACGCCGGCGCGGCGCGCGCTTCTGGAAGACTCGCTGATGATGTTCTTCACCGGCTTCACCCGCTCCGCCGACGCCATCGAGAAGAAGAAGGTCGCCCGCTTCGACGACCGTACGCGCGAATTACGCGCCATGTACGACATGGTGGCCGAGGGCGAGCGGATCCTGACCGACCCCAACTGCCCGCTCGCGGAGTTCGGGCGGCTGCTGCACCATGCATGGATGGAGAAGCGCAAACTCGACAGCTCCGTCTCCAATCCGACCATCGACGGCTGCTACGACGCCGCACGCAAGGCGGGAGCGCTGGGCGGCAAGCTGCTGGGCGCCGGCGGCGGCGGCTTCCTGCTGATGTTCGTGCCGCCTGAAGCGCGCGCATCCGTGCTTTCGGCGCTGTCCAGCCTCACCTTCGTTCCGTTCCGGATGGAGCACGACGGCACATCGGTGATTCTCTACAACCCCGACCTGACCTCGAATTATCTTACATCGGCGGCACGGGTATCATGA
- a CDS encoding HAD-IIIA family hydrolase, with product MAVRQAVFLVGGKGTRLGKLTATTPKPLLAIAPDILLLDLLIEEAARHGFTDIVLLAGHLGDSVERLYHGRQIRGATIRVIREPEPAGTGGALRHAAGMLDPWFLLANGDSWFDINLRALAVAPPRDRLARMALRSMEDTGRYGSVELHGRRITAFTEKKAATGPGLINGGLYLLNRAVLDHIAGPCSIEQDVFPELVRQGAVDGRVFDGYFLDIGLPETLAQARRDLPFRLARPAAFLDRDGVLNTDRGYTHRPEQLQWIEGAREAVLALNEAGYLVFVVTNQAGVAHGFYHEADVHAFHARMQTELADIGAHIDAFYHCPFHPDATIRRYRHPSHPDRKPNPGMLLKARREWRIRDRGSFLTGDRDSDIEAANRAGMPGMLFDGGNLLATVRQALAAVRPVAGPLPKPIFTETPAMQAG from the coding sequence ATGGCTGTCAGGCAGGCAGTCTTCCTCGTCGGGGGCAAGGGAACGCGTCTCGGCAAACTGACGGCAACCACACCGAAGCCGTTGCTTGCGATCGCGCCCGACATATTGTTGCTTGACCTGCTCATCGAAGAGGCGGCGCGCCATGGCTTTACAGACATCGTGCTGCTGGCCGGCCATCTGGGCGACAGCGTCGAACGCCTCTATCATGGCCGGCAGATCAGGGGCGCCACCATCCGCGTCATCCGCGAACCGGAACCCGCCGGAACCGGCGGCGCGCTTCGCCATGCCGCCGGCATGCTCGATCCGTGGTTCCTGCTCGCGAACGGAGATTCGTGGTTCGACATCAACCTGCGCGCGCTGGCGGTCGCCCCGCCGCGCGACAGGCTGGCGCGGATGGCCCTGCGCAGCATGGAGGACACCGGCCGCTACGGTTCGGTCGAACTCCACGGCCGACGCATCACCGCCTTCACCGAGAAGAAGGCCGCAACAGGTCCGGGTCTCATCAATGGCGGGCTCTACCTGCTCAACCGCGCGGTTCTCGATCACATTGCCGGCCCCTGCTCGATCGAGCAGGACGTCTTTCCCGAACTTGTGCGGCAAGGGGCCGTCGATGGCCGGGTCTTCGACGGCTATTTCCTCGATATCGGCCTGCCGGAAACGCTGGCGCAGGCCCGACGCGACCTGCCTTTCAGGCTGGCGCGGCCCGCCGCCTTTCTCGACCGTGACGGCGTGCTCAACACCGATCGCGGCTACACCCACCGGCCCGAACAGCTCCAGTGGATCGAAGGCGCGCGCGAAGCGGTGCTCGCCCTCAACGAGGCGGGCTACCTTGTGTTCGTGGTCACCAATCAGGCAGGCGTCGCCCATGGTTTCTACCACGAAGCGGATGTGCATGCCTTCCATGCCCGCATGCAGACCGAGCTTGCCGACATCGGCGCCCATATCGACGCCTTCTACCATTGCCCGTTCCATCCGGATGCAACGATCCGCCGGTACAGGCACCCCTCGCATCCCGACCGCAAGCCCAATCCGGGCATGCTGCTCAAAGCGCGGCGCGAATGGCGCATACGCGATCGGGGCAGCTTTCTCACAGGCGACCGCGACAGCGACATCGAGGCTGCGAACCGGGCGGGCATGCCGGGCATGCTGTTCGACGGCGGCAATCTGCTCGCCACCGTGCGGCAGGCGCTGGCCGCCGTGCGGCCGGTCGCTGGCCCGCTACCGAAACCGATTTTCACTGAAACTCCAGCCATGCAGGCAGGTTGA
- a CDS encoding AGE family epimerase/isomerase, producing the protein MPYLTATRQKIRIDHGWQADTAIQRASQWMLDCAVPLWAANGVDWRQGGYVEQMAFDGSARPVDFKRTRVIGRQIYVFSHAALLGQKDALECARFGHDFLTRNAWLGPDGGWARLLSPDGRVKDATPDLYDLAFILYAFGWYRRASGDDAARLWALRTLDFIEAHMRHPGGQGFLVEKPASGARLQNPHMHLLEAALINLEAGGGERFRRLADEIVDLFATRFFDPRTSTLGEQFDERWKRLHTAEGRAIEPGHQFEWAWILARYQHLTGRDMRPFVEGLTWFAETHGVEHDDWLTLSAVRDDGMVLDAGSRVWPNTERIQAAVAMFELFGIDPRPVFASSTRVLFDHFLDQGLPGTWMDRIDAERRPVTDHVPASTLYHLMIAFAEMLRIAPQVDDAFAG; encoded by the coding sequence ATGCCCTACCTCACAGCCACGCGCCAGAAAATCAGGATCGATCACGGATGGCAGGCCGACACCGCCATTCAACGGGCCAGCCAGTGGATGCTCGATTGCGCCGTTCCGCTGTGGGCTGCAAACGGCGTCGACTGGAGGCAGGGCGGCTATGTCGAGCAGATGGCCTTCGACGGGTCGGCGCGGCCGGTCGATTTCAAGCGCACCCGCGTCATCGGCCGGCAGATCTATGTCTTCAGCCATGCGGCCCTGCTCGGCCAGAAAGACGCGCTCGAATGCGCCCGCTTCGGCCACGATTTCCTCACCCGCAACGCGTGGCTCGGGCCGGACGGCGGCTGGGCGCGGCTGCTCAGCCCCGACGGGCGCGTGAAGGATGCGACGCCCGACCTCTACGACCTCGCCTTCATCCTCTACGCATTCGGCTGGTACCGGCGCGCATCCGGGGACGATGCCGCCCGCCTGTGGGCGCTTCGCACGCTCGATTTCATCGAGGCGCATATGCGCCACCCCGGCGGTCAGGGTTTTCTGGTGGAGAAGCCTGCCTCCGGCGCACGACTCCAGAACCCGCACATGCATCTACTGGAGGCCGCGCTGATCAATCTCGAAGCCGGCGGCGGCGAGCGTTTCCGCCGCCTTGCCGACGAGATCGTCGATCTCTTCGCAACGCGCTTCTTCGACCCCCGCACCTCGACGCTCGGCGAACAGTTCGACGAGCGCTGGAAACGGCTTCATACTGCCGAGGGGCGCGCCATAGAGCCCGGCCACCAGTTTGAATGGGCCTGGATACTGGCGCGCTATCAGCACCTCACCGGCCGCGACATGCGTCCTTTCGTGGAGGGACTGACATGGTTCGCCGAAACCCACGGCGTCGAGCATGACGACTGGCTGACGCTCAGCGCCGTGCGCGACGACGGCATGGTTCTGGATGCCGGCTCGCGCGTATGGCCCAACACCGAGCGCATTCAGGCGGCGGTGGCCATGTTCGAGCTGTTCGGCATCGATCCGCGCCCGGTATTCGCCAGCAGCACACGCGTCCTGTTCGACCATTTCCTCGATCAGGGACTGCCCGGAACGTGGATGGACAGGATCGACGCGGAGCGGAGGCCGGTAACAGACCATGTGCCAGCCTCGACGCTCTACCACCTGATGATCGCCTTCGCGGAAATGCTCAGGATCGCGCCGCAGGTGGACGACGCCTTTGCCGGATGA
- a CDS encoding glycosyltransferase family 2 protein has translation MALTHAVIIPTYGRREVLGRLLVWLGEQTKLPDEVILSTTDDTQVPNVKTRFPVSKVFGIKCISAQRNRGLEMALGRFDVITYLDDDLIPATRYLERACRALEQNPDWAVVMGHIIRDGATTGEISWADGLAALRAADVVDEAGDDAADQIGAQGGNMTIRTAMIGDLRFDERLALYSWQEDIDFTTQLGRRGRIVSLPAIRSVHMAVRGGRMSGLRFGYSQVVNPVYLLRKGTMPASFALKLMARNIAANTVRSINPETHIDRRGRLRGNLMALGHLLKGRVEPEYILQIQ, from the coding sequence ATGGCTCTCACACATGCTGTGATCATTCCAACCTACGGGCGCAGGGAGGTTCTCGGCCGGCTTCTCGTGTGGCTGGGAGAACAGACGAAGCTTCCCGATGAAGTCATCCTCTCGACCACCGACGACACGCAGGTTCCCAACGTAAAGACACGCTTTCCGGTCAGCAAGGTGTTCGGCATCAAGTGCATATCGGCGCAGCGCAACCGCGGCCTTGAAATGGCGCTCGGCCGCTTCGACGTCATCACCTATCTCGACGACGACCTGATCCCTGCGACACGCTATCTGGAGCGCGCCTGCCGGGCGCTTGAGCAGAACCCCGACTGGGCGGTGGTCATGGGCCACATCATCAGGGATGGCGCGACGACCGGAGAAATTTCATGGGCTGACGGTCTGGCAGCCCTGCGCGCGGCGGACGTGGTTGACGAGGCAGGCGACGACGCGGCCGACCAGATCGGCGCGCAAGGCGGCAACATGACGATCCGCACCGCCATGATCGGCGACCTGCGCTTCGACGAGCGGCTGGCGCTCTATAGCTGGCAGGAGGACATCGACTTCACCACCCAGCTCGGGCGGCGCGGCAGGATTGTCTCCCTGCCGGCCATCCGCAGCGTCCACATGGCGGTCAGGGGCGGACGCATGAGCGGATTGCGCTTCGGTTATTCGCAGGTCGTGAATCCGGTCTACCTGCTGCGCAAGGGCACGATGCCCGCCAGCTTCGCGCTGAAGCTGATGGCGCGCAACATCGCCGCCAACACTGTCCGCAGCATCAACCCCGAAACCCATATCGACCGGCGCGGACGCCTGCGCGGCAACCTGATGGCCCTCGGCCACCTGCTGAAAGGGCGCGTCGAACCTGAATACATCCTTCAGATCCAGTGA
- a CDS encoding DUF4214 domain-containing protein, which translates to MIVRLCMALAGLLSVSAAWSEDFRWGVNGHPFTAYPDISFEQQLDYVRDLGMTSYRVNVSSLDHISGLAALVKEAKARGIDILPVITPDFDLDTETIGDLYAKSYAMAETLVSRFRDDIRVWELGNEMEIHALISACEMRDDGTQYDCSWGTAGGDDPSHYFTPRWKKVSAVLRGLSDGAEAADPTIRKAMGTAGWGHTGAFERMKADGIDWDISVWHHYGDDLKRPLDYLSTLGKPVWITEFNRSGEKGEQDQADGLLEMMRQFRELRAEYRIEAAHIYELLDEPYWAPSFEATMGLARLRKTDEGRWTPDGVKLAYSTARGFIAAEGDAEDAAPALPPAPGCDRKALDTSVANHANQAAYLYCLALHRLPAPAEQWRVSLALKRGQSTAAALAELLETSEFMRAHPVARMTNADYIKAVYMLLLSREPDGRGLSDYLARLDRRELTPPQLAQEIIRSDEFRSAHPLLFAQESEHP; encoded by the coding sequence ATGATCGTCCGGCTCTGCATGGCTCTGGCCGGCCTGCTCAGCGTCAGCGCCGCATGGAGCGAAGACTTTCGATGGGGCGTCAACGGCCATCCTTTCACGGCCTATCCCGACATCTCCTTCGAGCAGCAGCTCGACTATGTGCGCGATCTCGGCATGACGTCCTACCGGGTGAACGTTTCCAGCCTCGATCATATTTCCGGGCTCGCGGCTCTGGTTAAAGAGGCGAAGGCGCGCGGCATCGACATATTGCCGGTGATCACGCCCGATTTCGACCTCGATACCGAAACCATCGGCGACCTTTATGCAAAATCCTACGCCATGGCGGAAACGCTGGTTTCCCGCTTCAGGGATGACATTCGCGTGTGGGAACTCGGCAACGAGATGGAAATCCATGCCCTGATCAGCGCCTGCGAGATGCGCGACGACGGCACGCAATATGACTGTTCATGGGGCACCGCCGGAGGCGACGATCCCTCGCACTATTTCACGCCGCGCTGGAAAAAGGTGAGCGCCGTGCTGCGCGGGCTTTCCGACGGGGCGGAGGCGGCGGACCCTACAATCCGCAAGGCTATGGGCACCGCGGGCTGGGGCCACACCGGAGCCTTCGAACGCATGAAGGCGGATGGCATCGACTGGGACATTTCGGTCTGGCACCACTATGGCGACGACCTGAAGCGGCCGCTCGACTATCTCAGTACCCTCGGCAAGCCGGTCTGGATCACCGAGTTCAACCGCTCCGGCGAAAAGGGCGAACAGGATCAGGCCGACGGGCTGCTGGAGATGATGCGCCAGTTTCGCGAACTGCGGGCCGAATACCGCATCGAGGCCGCCCATATCTACGAACTGCTGGACGAGCCCTATTGGGCGCCGAGCTTCGAGGCCACCATGGGGCTGGCGCGCCTGCGCAAGACGGACGAAGGCAGATGGACGCCCGATGGCGTCAAGCTGGCTTACAGCACCGCCAGGGGTTTCATCGCGGCGGAAGGCGATGCCGAAGATGCGGCACCAGCGCTTCCCCCAGCCCCCGGCTGCGACCGGAAGGCGCTCGACACGTCGGTGGCCAACCATGCCAATCAGGCAGCCTATCTCTATTGCCTTGCACTGCACCGCCTGCCGGCCCCAGCCGAGCAATGGCGCGTTTCCCTCGCCCTGAAGCGTGGGCAAAGCACAGCGGCAGCGCTGGCGGAGCTTCTGGAAACGAGCGAGTTCATGCGCGCGCATCCCGTCGCGCGCATGACGAATGCTGACTACATAAAAGCGGTCTATATGCTGCTGCTCAGCCGAGAGCCGGATGGAAGGGGCCTGTCCGACTATCTCGCCCGCCTCGACCGTCGCGAATTGACGCCGCCGCAACTGGCACAGGAAATCATCCGCTCGGACGAGTTCCGCTCGGCCCATCCGCTGCTGTTTGCGCAGGAAAGCGAGCACCCTTAA
- a CDS encoding aminotransferase class I/II-fold pyridoxal phosphate-dependent enzyme, with product MNLHVAGIETEAGVAGFVCRATDGLWAAIERALDNGYGLVFVTNGDGEAIGRLKLQDLRQALHDGVHLGHASLGDIVRPGSLNDTDSAVAPVLDERRRIVGIEKRPDATFLPVAEPDLSHAELRNLMDAFLSTWISSTGDYITRFESSFAARTGMSHGVATSNGTVSLHLALAALGIGPGDEVIVPDLTFAASANVVIHLGATPVLVDVDPLTWCITPEAIERAITPRTRAVMPVHVFGRPAPMTEIRDLALRHGLFVIEDCAEAHGAAYDGQPVGSFSDVASFSFFANKIVTTGEGGICVTRDADLARRMRMLRDHGMHPERRYWHEEAGYNFRMTNLQASIGCAQLERMDAFLAMRRRVHEGYEAALGHLPGIAFPPPMPARYEPVTWFSCALVPAEARPRLIEACRQANIDLRPFFHGLSSMPAYRRYARKCPHGERLSACGINLPTSRKVDAQTVTRIAEIFAGVLTGDGGRSESE from the coding sequence ATGAACCTCCATGTCGCCGGCATCGAAACCGAAGCCGGAGTGGCCGGCTTCGTCTGCCGCGCCACGGACGGGCTGTGGGCGGCCATCGAGCGCGCGCTCGACAACGGCTACGGGCTGGTCTTCGTCACCAATGGCGACGGCGAGGCCATCGGCCGCCTGAAGCTTCAGGACCTGAGGCAGGCCCTGCACGATGGCGTCCATCTCGGGCACGCCAGCCTTGGCGATATCGTCAGGCCCGGCAGCCTCAACGATACGGATTCGGCCGTTGCGCCGGTGCTGGATGAGCGTCGGCGCATCGTCGGCATCGAAAAACGCCCCGATGCAACCTTCCTGCCGGTGGCCGAGCCGGATCTTTCCCATGCCGAACTGCGCAACCTCATGGACGCGTTTCTCTCGACATGGATTTCCTCGACCGGCGACTACATCACCCGGTTTGAATCGTCCTTCGCCGCGCGCACCGGCATGAGCCACGGCGTCGCCACCTCCAACGGCACGGTTTCCCTGCACCTTGCGCTGGCCGCACTCGGCATCGGCCCCGGCGACGAGGTGATCGTGCCGGACCTGACCTTCGCCGCCTCGGCCAATGTGGTCATCCACCTGGGAGCCACGCCGGTTCTGGTCGATGTCGATCCGCTGACATGGTGCATCACGCCCGAGGCAATCGAGCGCGCGATCACGCCGCGCACGCGCGCGGTGATGCCGGTGCATGTCTTCGGCCGGCCGGCGCCGATGACCGAGATCCGCGACCTCGCGCTGCGGCACGGGCTGTTCGTCATCGAGGATTGCGCCGAGGCCCATGGCGCGGCCTATGACGGCCAGCCGGTCGGATCGTTCTCAGACGTCGCCAGCTTCTCCTTCTTCGCCAACAAGATCGTCACCACCGGCGAAGGCGGCATCTGCGTGACCCGCGACGCAGACCTCGCCCGGCGCATGCGCATGCTGCGTGACCACGGCATGCACCCGGAGCGCCGCTACTGGCACGAGGAAGCGGGCTACAATTTCCGCATGACCAATCTTCAGGCCTCCATCGGCTGTGCCCAGCTGGAGCGCATGGACGCCTTTCTTGCAATGCGCCGCAGGGTGCATGAGGGCTATGAGGCAGCGCTCGGGCACCTGCCGGGCATCGCCTTCCCGCCGCCGATGCCGGCCAGATATGAGCCGGTGACGTGGTTTTCCTGCGCGCTGGTGCCGGCTGAAGCGCGACCACGGCTCATCGAGGCGTGCAGGCAGGCCAATATCGACCTGCGGCCCTTCTTTCACGGCCTGTCCTCGATGCCGGCCTACCGGCGCTACGCCCGCAAATGCCCGCATGGCGAGCGGCTTTCGGCGTGCGGCATCAATCTGCCGACCTCGCGCAAGGTGGACGCGCAGACGGTCACCCGCATCGCCGAAATCTTCGCTGGCGTGCTCACCGGCGATGGAGGCCGGAGCGAGTCGGAATGA
- a CDS encoding NAD-dependent epimerase/dehydratase family protein, with the protein MHILVTGGAGYIGSVLVPTLLEHGHGVTVLDTFERGTTELVPCCRYAAFQPVRGDARDERLLDELVPGADAVIPLAALVGAPLCRQDPITATTLNRDAVVALTKRTSPAQMIVYPTTNSGYGIGEQGIFCTEETPLNPISLYGTTKVEAEAAVLENARGVTLRLATVFGMSPRMRIDLLVNDFTWRAVTDRAVVIFEGHFKRNYIHVRDVVKGFEHALANFDAMRGQPYNLGLSSANLSKLELCERIRAHVPQFVYLEAPIGEDPDKRDYIVSNEKLERTGWMPDWSLDDGIGELIRGYRMIRNSRYANV; encoded by the coding sequence ATGCACATACTGGTTACCGGCGGGGCGGGCTATATCGGCTCGGTTCTGGTTCCCACGCTGCTTGAACACGGCCACGGCGTTACCGTGCTCGACACTTTCGAGCGCGGCACCACGGAGCTTGTGCCCTGCTGCCGCTATGCGGCTTTCCAGCCCGTGCGGGGCGATGCGCGGGACGAGCGGCTTCTGGACGAACTGGTGCCGGGAGCCGATGCGGTGATCCCGCTTGCAGCACTCGTCGGCGCGCCGCTGTGCAGGCAGGATCCGATCACCGCCACGACCCTGAACCGGGATGCGGTGGTTGCGCTGACGAAACGCACGTCGCCGGCGCAGATGATCGTCTACCCAACCACCAATTCCGGCTATGGCATCGGCGAACAGGGCATTTTCTGCACCGAGGAAACGCCGCTCAACCCGATCTCGCTCTACGGCACCACCAAGGTGGAGGCCGAGGCGGCCGTGCTGGAAAATGCGCGAGGGGTGACGCTGCGGCTGGCGACGGTGTTCGGCATGTCGCCGCGCATGCGCATCGACCTGCTGGTCAACGACTTCACATGGCGGGCCGTGACCGACCGCGCCGTCGTCATCTTCGAGGGGCATTTCAAGCGCAACTACATCCATGTGCGCGACGTGGTGAAGGGGTTCGAGCACGCGCTTGCCAACTTCGACGCCATGCGCGGCCAGCCCTACAATCTGGGCCTGTCCAGCGCCAACCTCTCCAAGCTGGAGCTGTGCGAGCGCATCAGGGCGCATGTGCCGCAATTCGTCTATCTGGAAGCGCCCATCGGCGAGGACCCGGACAAGCGCGACTACATCGTTTCCAACGAGAAGCTGGAGCGCACCGGCTGGATGCCGGACTGGAGCCTCGACGACGGCATCGGGGAACTCATCCGCGGCTACAGGATGATCCGCAACTCGCGTTACGCGAATGTCTAG